The Lepus europaeus isolate LE1 chromosome 6, mLepTim1.pri, whole genome shotgun sequence genome includes a window with the following:
- the WNT5B gene encoding protein Wnt-5b — MPSLLLLFTAALLSSWAQLLADASSWWSLAMSPVQRPEMFIIGAQPVCSQLPGLSPGQRKLCQLYQEHMAYIGEGAKMGIKECQYQFRQRRWNCSTVDNSSVFGRVMQIGSRETAFTYAVSAAGVVNAISRACREGELSTCGCSRTARPKDLPRDWLWGGCGDNVEYGYRFAKEFVDAREREKNFAKGSEEQGRVLMNLQNNEAGRRAVYKMADVACKCHGVSGSCSLKTCWLQLAEFRKVGDQLKEKYDSAAAMRITRKGKLELVNSRFNQPTPEDLVYVDPSPDYCLRNETTGSLGTQGRICNKTSEGMDGCELMCCGRGYDQFKSVQVERCHCKFHWCCFVKCKKCTEIVDQYVCK; from the exons ATGCCcagcctgctgctgctgttcactgctgctctgctctccagctgggcccagctcctggcAGACGCCAGCTCCTGGTG GTCTTTAGCCATGAGCCCGGTGCAGAGACCTGAGATGTTTATCATTGGTGctcagcctgtgtgcagtcagcTTCCCGGGCTCTCCCCTGGCCAGAGAAAGCTGTGCCAGCTGTACCAGGAGCACATGGCCTACATCGGAGAGGGAGCCAAGATGGGCATCAAGGAGTGCCAGTACCAGTTCCGGCAGAGGCGGTGGAATTGCAGCACAGTGGACAACTCGTCCGTCTTTGGGAGAGTCATGCAGATAG GCAGCCGTGAGACGGCCTTCACCTACGCCGTGAGCGCCGCGGGGGTGGTGAACGCCATCAGCCGGGCCTGCCGAGAGGGCGAGCTGTccacctgtggctgcagccggacagcgcggcccaaggacctgccccgggactggctgtggggtggcTGCGGGGACAACGTGGAATACGGCTACCGCTTTGCTAAGGAGTTTGTGGACGCCCGGGAGCGGGAGAAGAACTTCGCCAAGGGATCGGAGGAGCAGGGCCGGGTGCTCATGAACCTGCAGAACAACGAGGCAGGCAGAAGG GCTGTGTACAAGATGGCAGACGTAGCCTGCAAGTGCCACGGCGTCTCCGGCTCCTGCAGCCTCAAGAcgtgctggctgcagctggccGAGTTCCGCAAGGTGGGGGACCAGCTGAAGGAGAAGTACGACAGCGCAGCTGCCATGCGCATCACCCGCAAGGGCAAGCTGGAGCTGGTCAACAGCCGCTTCAACCAGCCCACGCCCGAGGACCTGGTCTACGTGGACCCCAGCCCTGACTACTGCCTGCGCAACGAGACCACGGGCTCGCTGGGCACGCAGGGCCGCATCTGCAACAAGACCTCGGAGGGCATGGACGGCTGTGAGCTCATGTGCTGCGGCCGCGGCTACGACCAGTTCAAGAGCGTGCAGGTGGAGCGCTGCCACTGCAAGTTCCACTGGTGCTGCTTTGTCAAGTGCAAGAAGTGCACGGAGATCGTGGACCAGTACGTCTGCAAATAG